The genomic DNA ATGTACCTAAAAACATAATAGATAGTGTTAAAACACTCAAAATAGATGATAATTTCTTTTTCATAACAATCCCTCCTTTCTTAATCATTAATTTCTCCGAAGCATGTGTGTATTATTCATTTCACAATATCTAAACCCTCATTAATAGGGCGCACATTTATAGAAAATAGAGTTGAATGATTGTTAATGTATCATTGGATTTATATTTCTCATAAAAATAACTGAATCAAACTTTGCTTAAAATGTTAATCTTAGTACAATTTATATTATACGGACTAGTAATAAGGAGGTAATAAGATGCGACAATTTGCAAAACCTACAATCGTCGTAAGTAAATGTTTAGAATTTGATGCTTGTCGTTATAATGGAGAGATGATTCCAGATGTAACAATACGAAATTTGCAGCCATTTGTTACATTTATACCTGTTTGTCCAGAAGTCGAGATTGGATTGGGGACTCCTCGTGAAACGATACGAATTGTAGAAGAAAATGGTGAGAATAGACTTGTGCAACCGTCGACACGAGAAGATGTAACTGAAAAAATGGAGCAGTTTTCAAATGACTTTTTACAAACGATACCGGATGTGGATGGTTTTATTTTAAAGAATCGTTCACCAAGTTGTGGTACGCGTGATGTGAAAATTTATTCTGGTTTTGAAAAAGCGCCAGCAAAGGGAAAAGGAGCTGGCTTATTTGGCGGAGCAGTAGTAAAAAAATTTTCGCATCTTCCTATTGAAGAGGAAGGTAGATTGTCGAATTTTATTATTAGAGAGCATTTCTTTACAAGGCTATTTACAATCGCATATTACAAAATGATTAAACACAATAAAAATATGAAAGAACTTGTATCGTTTCAGTCGGATAATAAATATTTATTTATGGCATATAATCAGGTGAAACAAAAGGAATTAGGTCGTATAATTGCAAATCAAAAAAATGAAAAGATTGAAGTGGTATTTGAAAACTATGAGAAGACTTTATATGAATTATTTATGCGTGCGCCCCGTTATACATCGAATGTAAATGTATGCGAGCACATTTTTGGATATTTTAAAACAAAGTTAAAAAAACAAGAAAAAGATCATTTTATAGAACTGTTACAAAAGTATGCAGAAAAGAAAATACCACTTAGTAGTTTACTTACAATTTTAAAATCATGGGCTATTCGATTTGATGAAAAGTATTTATTAAGACAAACATATTTCGAACCATATCCTGAAGCATTAGTAGAAATTTCTGATTCCGGAAAAGGTAGAGATTATTAAACAATAAATTACATAATTCGACACAAAACCTCCTATGTTGTTGTAGAACAATGTAGGAATTTTTTTGTGCATTAGTACAGAATCTGTTTTAAAATTAAGTTATGACAGAATTATAGCAATTGTCTAACTAATATTCTTGTCTTTTAAGTTGTTATGTTTGTAGTAGAAACTCGCACGCTGTCGAAACTCAATATTCGATAAGGGGTGTGTAGCGGAATGGAATTTACTCTAACTCGCGAAAAACAAATGATTAAAGAAATGGTACGTGACTTTGCTGAAAAGGAAATCGCACCGAAAGCTGTATATTATGACAAAACTGCAGAGTTTCCATATGAAACATTTCAAAAAATGGGCGAACTAGGATTACTAGGCATCCCATTCCCAGAAGAGTATGGAGGTTCAGGTGGCGATACGGTATCGTATGCGTTAGCAGTTGAAGAAATTGGTCGCGCTTGTGGTGGCACTGGTTTAAGCTATGCTGCAACAATTTCATTAGGTGCTTCTCCAATTTATTATTTCGGTACAGAAGAACAAAAACAAAAGTATTTAGTTCCAATGGCGTCAGGTAAAACATTAGGTGCCTTCGGATTAACGGAGCCGAATGCTGGATCTGATGCAGGTGGTACTCAAACGAAAGCGGTATTAGATGGCGATGAGTATGTAATCAGTGGTGAGAAGTGTTGGATTACAAACGCAGAGTATGCAAATACAATTATTGTAACCGCTGTCAATGGCGTTGAAGAGAATGGTAGAAAACGTATTTCTGCATTTATCGTGCCTACTACTAGTGAAGGATTAACGATTTCAAGTCCATACGATAAGATGGGTGTTCGTGCTTCTAATACTTGTGAAATCGTACTTGATGGTGTGCGTGTACCGAAAGAAAATATTCTTGGTGATGTAAATAAAGGTTTTAAACAATTTTTATATACACTTGATGGAGGGCGTATTTCAATCGCAGCATTGGCAGTTGGTATTGCGCAATCAGCCTTTGAACGTGCATTGCAATATGCGAAAGAACGTCAACAATTTGGAAAGTCAATCTCTAATTTCCAAGCGATTCAATTTAAATTAGCTGATATGGCGACTGAAGTAGAGCTAGCACGCAATTTAGTACATAAAGCAGCTTGGTTAAAAGATAACGATAAACCTTTCGGCAAAGAAGCGGCAATGGCAAAACTATTTGCATCGGAAGCAGCAAGCCGTATTGCGAATCAAGCAGTACAGATTCATGGTGGATATGGTTATATGCGTGAATATGAAGTTGAACGACATATTCGTGATGCGAAACTATTAGAAATTGGTGAAGGAACTTCTGAAATTCAACGTCTCGTAATTGCTAGACATTTAGGATGTAGATAAAAGGGAGGAATCACTATGTTTCAAAAAATATTAATTGCGAATCGCGGGGAAATTGCTGTTCGTATTATGAAAACTTGTCAAAAACTTGGCATACGCACTGTTGCTATTTATTCTGAAGCAGATGAAAATGCCCTTCATGTGAAGATGGCAAATGAAGCTTACTTAGTAGGTGGACCGCGTGTTCAAGAAAGTTATTTAAACCTTGAAAAAATTATTGAAATAGCTAAGAAGACAAATGCAGAAGCGATTCATCCAGGTTATGGTTTATTATCAGAGAATCCGTCTTTTCCGGTTCGTTGCAAAGAAGAAGGAATCGTATTTATCGGTCCTTCAGAAGAAATCATTACGAAGATGGGAAGTAAAATCGAATCACGTATCGCAATGCAAGCAGCAGATGTCCCAGTAGTCCCAGGTATTACTACAAATATTGAAACTGCTGAAGAAGCAATTGAAATTGCAAAACAAATTGGTTATCCATTAATGCTTAAGGCATCCGCAGGCGGCGGAGGCATTGGTATGCAGTTGATGGAAACTGAGCAAACGCTCACCAAAGCGTTTGAAAGTAATAAAACAAGAGCGCAAAACTTTTTTGGTAACGGAGAAATGTATTTAGAGCGATATATAGCAGACGCGCATCATATTGAAATTCAGCTTTTAGCAGATACACATGGTAACACAGTGTATTTATGGGAGCGTGAATGTTCGGTGCAGCGCCGAAATCAAAAAGTAATCGAAGAAGCACCTTCACCATTTTTAGATGAAGGTACACGAAAGGCAATGGGAGAAGTTGCTGTACAAGCTGCCAAAGCACTTGGCTATACAAATGCAGGTACAGTTGAGTTTCTTGTAGATGATCAGAAGAACTTCTATTTCTTAGAGATGAATACGAGATTACAAGTAGAGCATCCAGTGACAGAAGAAATTACGGGATTAGACCTTGTAGAACAGCAACTTCTTATCGCAAGTGGAGAGAAACTATCATTTACTCAGGATGATGTAAAACGTAGTGGTCATGCCATTGAAGCTCGTATTTATGCAGAAGATCCGAAAACATTCTTCCCATCACCTGGGAAAATTACAAATTTAACATTACCGTCAAATGTACGGATCGATCACTTCTTAGAAAATCATGTAACGATTACACCTTTCTATGATCCAATGATTGCGAAAGTCATTGCACATGGCGAGACTCGTGAAGAAGCAATTTCGAAATTACATGATGCTCTAGAAGAATTAAAAGTAGAAGGTATTAAAACGAACACGCCAATGCTACTGCAAGTTTTGGAGGACGAAGTGTTCAAAGAGGGTATTTATACAACGGGGTTTGTAACGAAACAACTCGTTAAAAAATAAGATTTAACAATATTAAGGGGGAAAAAATGATGACGAAAGTATACGCATCGATGGCAGGAAACGTTTGGAAGATTGTTGTAGGAGTAGGAGATACAGTAGAGGAAGAGCAGGATGTCGTCATTTTGGAATCTATGAAAATGGAAATTCCAATCATTTCAGAAGAAGCTGGCACAGTTATGAAAATTAATGTGCAAGAAGGCGATTTTGTAAATGAAGGAGATGTATTATTAGAAATTGAATAGGGAGATATAGGGGGAAGCGAATTGAAACTACCTAATTTTGCTGTCATTAAAGAAGTCGGGCCACGTGATGGCTTACAAAATGAAAAAAAGATTGTTGGCACAAAAGATAAAGTAAAATGGATTCAACTACTTACAGAAGCAGGATTGTCGTATGTTGAAGTTTCCTCATTCGTTCACCCAAAATGGGTCCCTGCATTAGCAGATGCAAATGATGTATTTTCTGAGCTGAAAAGGGATCCAAATGTTACATATGCCGCGCTTGTTCCGAA from Bacillus cereus G9842 includes the following:
- a CDS encoding YbgA family protein; this encodes MRQFAKPTIVVSKCLEFDACRYNGEMIPDVTIRNLQPFVTFIPVCPEVEIGLGTPRETIRIVEENGENRLVQPSTREDVTEKMEQFSNDFLQTIPDVDGFILKNRSPSCGTRDVKIYSGFEKAPAKGKGAGLFGGAVVKKFSHLPIEEEGRLSNFIIREHFFTRLFTIAYYKMIKHNKNMKELVSFQSDNKYLFMAYNQVKQKELGRIIANQKNEKIEVVFENYEKTLYELFMRAPRYTSNVNVCEHIFGYFKTKLKKQEKDHFIELLQKYAEKKIPLSSLLTILKSWAIRFDEKYLLRQTYFEPYPEALVEISDSGKGRDY
- a CDS encoding acetyl-CoA carboxylase biotin carboxylase subunit is translated as MFQKILIANRGEIAVRIMKTCQKLGIRTVAIYSEADENALHVKMANEAYLVGGPRVQESYLNLEKIIEIAKKTNAEAIHPGYGLLSENPSFPVRCKEEGIVFIGPSEEIITKMGSKIESRIAMQAADVPVVPGITTNIETAEEAIEIAKQIGYPLMLKASAGGGGIGMQLMETEQTLTKAFESNKTRAQNFFGNGEMYLERYIADAHHIEIQLLADTHGNTVYLWERECSVQRRNQKVIEEAPSPFLDEGTRKAMGEVAVQAAKALGYTNAGTVEFLVDDQKNFYFLEMNTRLQVEHPVTEEITGLDLVEQQLLIASGEKLSFTQDDVKRSGHAIEARIYAEDPKTFFPSPGKITNLTLPSNVRIDHFLENHVTITPFYDPMIAKVIAHGETREEAISKLHDALEELKVEGIKTNTPMLLQVLEDEVFKEGIYTTGFVTKQLVKK
- a CDS encoding acyl-CoA dehydrogenase; translated protein: MEFTLTREKQMIKEMVRDFAEKEIAPKAVYYDKTAEFPYETFQKMGELGLLGIPFPEEYGGSGGDTVSYALAVEEIGRACGGTGLSYAATISLGASPIYYFGTEEQKQKYLVPMASGKTLGAFGLTEPNAGSDAGGTQTKAVLDGDEYVISGEKCWITNAEYANTIIVTAVNGVEENGRKRISAFIVPTTSEGLTISSPYDKMGVRASNTCEIVLDGVRVPKENILGDVNKGFKQFLYTLDGGRISIAALAVGIAQSAFERALQYAKERQQFGKSISNFQAIQFKLADMATEVELARNLVHKAAWLKDNDKPFGKEAAMAKLFASEAASRIANQAVQIHGGYGYMREYEVERHIRDAKLLEIGEGTSEIQRLVIARHLGCR
- a CDS encoding acetyl-CoA carboxylase biotin carboxyl carrier protein subunit — translated: MMTKVYASMAGNVWKIVVGVGDTVEEEQDVVILESMKMEIPIISEEAGTVMKINVQEGDFVNEGDVLLEIE